ATTTATCGAGTAAGGGCCGCGCCGCTATTGTCTGCTTCCCTGGGATATTCTATCGCGGCGGTGCTGAACAAAAGATCCGTCAGTATTTGGTAGATAATAACTATGTCGAGACGGTGATCTCCTTAGCACCCAACTTATTCTTTGGAACCAGCATCTCCGTTAATATCTTAGTGCTATCCAAGCACAAAACAGAGAGTAAGACGCAGTTTATTGATGCCAGTAAGCTGTTTAAGTCAGAGACGAATACTAACATACTGACTGATGCGCATATCGAGCAGATCATGACGTTGTTTGATACTAAAGAAGATACGGATTATTTGTCTGCCAGTGTCGATAACAGCGCCATTGCTAAAAATGACTATAACTTATCGGTAAGTGCGTACGTAGAGGCAGAAGATACGCGTGAGGTTATTGATATTAAGACTCTAAATACTGAGCTTAAAAAGACCGTCGCTAAGATTGATAAGCTGCGTGCTGATATCGATAAAATCGTTGCGGAGATTGAGGCATGAGTCACTTAGGTTACATAGAGAAGCTACTTGATGGGGTTGAGGTTGAGTGGAAGGAGCTTTGGCAGGTTACTATCTGGGATAAAAAATTTAATGCTGTTGAAAGAGATAAGCAACCTAGGGTTATAAAATACCACTCTGCACACGACAAAAAAATCATCCCCACCCTATTTTCATAGGTTTAGGGGGTAAAAAGCTAACTAACTGTCGAAAGACAGTCTTATCATTGTTAAAAAACACCAAGCGAAGGCCTTCAATCAACACATCCAGGCCAAGCGCAAACAAACTGGCTTGAGGTCGAGCGTTTGCCTTCAACTTGCGTTTTAACGGCTTATCTTTGTCTTTATAAATACCGACATGATAAGCCCAACAAAATGCTAAGGCGTTCACTGCAACTAATTTACTGACCCGATCAAGATGGGTTAAGTGGGTATCTTCAAGATTAAAGCCACGGCCCTTTAGACAAGCAAATAAAGTCTCAATTTCCCAACGCTTAGCATAGCTTGTCATCGCATCCACTGTTTCTAGTTGATTGGTTGCGACAATCACTAAACCGTAGTCTTTATCACGCTTGGCAAATACTCGAACCAAACAACCATCGACAGTCAGTATTCGCCCATGTCGATATGTTTCTTGATGGCTAACATGGCGAAATAACTCTTTAATCTGTACCAGCTTGCCATGATGATTCTTAACTTTACTGTTCTTCTTAATCCGTATGGCAAAGGGTATGTGATTATTGGTGAGCCAGTTAAACCATTTTTCGCCAACAAACTCTCTGTCTGCTACTATCATCTCAAGGTTATCTTTGCCAAATTGTTTGATAAACCGCTCAATAAGTTCACAGCGTTCAAGATGGTTTGTATTACCTCGCTTATCTAGCATTTGCCAGTATAAGGGGATGGCTATCCCTTTATATACCACCCCTAGCATAAAGATGTTGAGGTTACTTTTACCCCATTTCCAGTTGGTGCGGTCAATGGTTAAGGTGACTTTGCCTAGTCCAAATAGTCGATATATCATTAAAGCCAGTTGATCGTAGTCTATCCTCGCTTCGGCAAAAAATCGCTGTAGTCTGCGATAGTGGCTGTCGGTCTTGCCACCCTTAGGAAGGTGTCTTGCTATTTTTTTTAAGATTACTGCTTTGAGCAGTAATCAGGGCTATTATCATTAGGCTCAAACAATTGATTCTTGCCTTGTTCATGCTCAGGTTTTGGGTTAAAGTTTCACTAAGTCTGTTAAAGTTTGGCATGGTCTGATTCGTCTTAAAAATTACTATTATGCCTTTGCTTTAATAGACTTTTTTGTTTTTTTTGTCGTGTGCAGAGTTATAAATATATCAAAGTGTTGCAATTTATTTCTTCTTTAAGTAGTATTGCTGGTAATCAATTATTTAGTGGTTGAAATGTAACCCAACAATAATTAGTGTCTATCCCTCTGTTTTATGATTTCACATTTCGTGAAAAGCCTAATCATAAAACCTTAGTGCCCATCCTATAAATGGAATTTTGGAGAAGTTAATGCGCTCTACTTTTATTATCAAACCTCTTGTTACTGCCGTTGCTGCTTTATCTGTTGCAAGCGTTGCTTCTGCTGCTGGTCTTGACCGTTCTGGCCAAGATATCTCTGCCTTTTTACAAGACGGTACCTATGCTGAAACCGTATACACCTATATTGATGCCGATGTAACTGGTAAAGATGTACGTGGTAATAAGATCAAGGATATCGCTGAAGACTATGACTTCTTCCGCTATGGTGTAAAAACAGACATCGACGATACTTTCAGTATTGGTGTGTTATATGATGAGCCTTGGGGTGCCGCTGCTGATTACTCTGGTAACAACATCTTTGTTGCTCAAGGTGATGTGAATGCATCAGTAAATCATATTTCTGGTGGTAAATTTGAGAATGCTCTTCAGGCGCAACAGAAATATAGTGAACTTGAAGGAGCTGTTAAAGCTGAAATCGCTGCAGGTCGTAAGCCTCCTAAAGAGTTAACTGACGCTTTAACACAGGTAGGTGCGGTTTTAGGGGCTGCTGAAGTTGAAGCAAATACTGTAGGTGAAGCGACTAAAGTTGAAGTTCGTACCGAAAGCCTAACTGGTCTAGTGGGTATGAAGTTTGGTCAAAACAAAGAGTTTCAAGTTTATGGTGGTCCAGTCGCTCAGCGCTTAAAAGCTGATGTTAAACTGCGTGGTATGGGCTATGAAGCTGCGACAGGCTATAACTTAAATGTTAATCCAGATACCGATTATGGTTGGGTTGCAGGTTTGCAATACAGTAAGCCTGAAATCGCCCTGAAGGCTGCATTAACTTACCGCTCTGAAATTGATCATAACGTAGACGCTGCTGAAACAATGCCTCTACTAGAGCGTCTTCGTCAGGAATCAAGTGCTGTTAGTAAAATGAAAGTGACTACACCAGAATCAGTAAACTTTGACTTCCAAACGGGTATTAACCCAACCACGTTAGCAACCGCTAAAGTACGCTGGGTGCCATGGAGTGACTTTGCGATTACCCCACCAGTTTACAACCAATCTACTAAGCGTGTTTATCCTGAAGGTCTAAACTTAGTTGATTATGCTGATGACCAATGGCAGGTTGAGCTAGGTCTGGCTAAGCGTGTGGCTGATAACCTAGCTGTATCTGGAACAGTAGGTTGGGACAGTGGTGCGGGCAACCCAGTTACTTCACTAGGTCCAATTGAAGGTTACTATAGTGTGGGTCTAGGTGCTAAGTACGACTTTAATAAAAACTGGGCAGTCTCAGCGGGTGGTAAATACTTAATGTTCGGTGATGCCAAAGGTAAAATCCCTAACGATAACATCGTAGGTAACTTCGAAGATAACGACGGTTTTGCACTGGGTGTTAAGCTATCTTATCAAGATAAGTAAAGACTTGATTTTTTTCGAATTATAAAAAAGCAGCCTTATGGCTGCTTTTTTTGTATTGTGAGAAATCGCCAAAAGAGTGGTTGCTTTATAGTCATAGCCCTTAAAAACAGTCACACAGCCAAAGAAAATAGAAGAATAACGTATCGATACAATCTATTCCCCAATCTTGACGCTTTTTCTTAACCCAAGCCCAAGTTTGCTCAATAGGGTTTAAGTCAGGACTATAAGGCGGTAACCATAGAATAGTGTGTCCTGAATCTTCAATGGTTTTTTGAATATCAAGGCCCTTATGGAAAGTTGCATTATCCATAACGATCACACTATTAAGGGGAAGTTGTGGTAATAACAGTTGCTGAGCCCAGCTATGGAATACATCACTATTAACACTACAGTCGTAAAGACCTACTGCGAATAACTGATTATTGTAAATAGCACCTATAGCATTGGTTTGGTTTTTTAGTTGCCAGTTATGCTCGCCAAAGCACTTCTCACCTTTTTTGGCATAGCCGTAAGGTCTGTAATCATGTGCCTTGAAGCCACTTTCATCTAAGTAAACGACAGGACAGTTGTCTTTTTCATGCTGGGCTAACTGCTCAGCGAATAACTGACGTTTTTCTTCATCTGATTTAGGATGATGCAGTGTCTTTTTTTTGAATAATACCAAGTCGCTTCAGTGCACGACTGATGCTTCTTTGGCTACAGTTAAGACGTCTTGCTCGTTCTATTTGATAAGCATCTGGGTAAAGCTCAACATCTGCTTTAAGCCGATCGCTATCCACCTTGTAAACAGTATAGACGTAAACTTTACGCTCAATGTTCTTTTTCCAACGCTGAATTGTCGTTGTACTGATTTGATATTCTTCGGCAAGCTCTCGATAGCTGTAACCTTCGTCAAGCTTGTCTAATATCATTTGTCTGTAGTCTTTTGAATATGCCATCTTATCAGTGTATCTTATTTATGGGGCTATGACTATAGTATGAAATATTAACTATTATTAATACAAGTATATACGCTGTATTACACACTTGTAATATAACGACATAGATTTTAGAATATACCGTATTCCTGGCACAGGATGGCCAAATATTCAAACTCGTCATAGTTGTCTATGAGAGTAGAAATTTGGGTATTAATTTTTCATGGAGGATTCCAAATGTCACAAAAGTTCCCTATCTCTAAGCTTACGCTTGCTCTTTTAACCTTACCCTTAGCTAGTTTATCTCACGCCGCCGGCCTTGACCGCTCAGGCCAAGACACCACTGCCTTTTTTCAAGATGGTACCTATGCAGAAGCTGTGTATACCTATGTAGATGCTGATGTCTCTGTACACGACAAAAATGCTCAAAGTCTCAAAGGTCGTGGACTAGGAGACAAATAACTTATTAGAACCTCAAACACACGCCGATTGCCAGCAAAGAAATACTCACGCAAACCATCAATCAAAACATCCAAACCAATAGCAAACAAACTTTGCTGAGGTCGACCATGTTTCTTAAGCTTTCGTCTTTTAGGGTGCTGCTGTACAGTTTTAATCCCAATGCGATATGACCAACAAAATGCTAGCGCACAAACCGCCACTAACTTACTTACCCGATCCAACTGTGTAAGATGCGTATCTTCAAGATTAAACCCTCGTCCTTTAAAACAAGAAAACAAGGTTTCAATCTCCCAGCGTCTGCTATAAAGAGCCATAGCATCCGTATGATCTAAATTGTTGGTCGCTATGATGACATAATCGTTGTCAGTATCACGCTTTGCAAATAGACGAACTTTAACGCCATATACGGGAACAGCTCTGGCTAACATAAACGTTTCATGAGGGGATAGATGACGTAACAATGTCTTTATTTGTACCAATTTACCCTGATGATTGGCTACTAGGGTGTTGTGTTTGATGCGAATGCAAAACTTTATTTGCTCTTTATTTAGCCATTGAAACCACTCTTTGCCAACAAACTCTCTATCGGCTAATACATACTGTATTTTGTCTGCGCCAAAGGTGTTGATGAACGTTTGTATGAGCTCACATCTCTCATTACTATTGCTGTTACCTTTTTTATCAAGTAGTGTCCAGTATAAGGGAATAGCGATTCCTTGATGAACAACGCTGAGCAAAAAGATGTTAATGTTCTTTTTACCCCATTTCCAGTTGGTTCTGTCTATGCTGATGATGACTTCGTCTAAGTCAAAGAGTTGATAGATGAATTTGGCTAACTGGTCTTGGTCTATGTCAACTTGTGCAAAGAAGCGTTGTAGCCGTCTGTAATTACTGTTTGTCCTACCTTTGACAAATCCTCTTGCTATTTGTTTGAGGTTACTACTTTGTACTTGTATTATC
The genomic region above belongs to Psychrobacter sanguinis and contains:
- a CDS encoding IS4 family transposase, which gives rise to MLKAVILKKIARHLPKGGKTDSHYRRLQRFFAEARIDYDQLALMIYRLFGLGKVTLTIDRTNWKWGKSNLNIFMLGVVYKGIAIPLYWQMLDKRGNTNHLERCELIERFIKQFGKDNLEMIVADREFVGEKWFNWLTNNHIPFAIRIKKNSKVKNHHGKLVQIKELFRHVSHQETYRHGRILTVDGCLVRVFAKRDKDYGLVIVATNQLETVDAMTSYAKRWEIETLFACLKGRGFNLEDTHLTHLDRVSKLVAVNALAFCWAYHVGIYKDKDKPLKRKLKANARPQASLFALGLDVLIEGLRLVFFNNDKTVFRQLVSFLPPKPMKIGWG
- a CDS encoding OmpP1/FadL family transporter, whose protein sequence is MRSTFIIKPLVTAVAALSVASVASAAGLDRSGQDISAFLQDGTYAETVYTYIDADVTGKDVRGNKIKDIAEDYDFFRYGVKTDIDDTFSIGVLYDEPWGAAADYSGNNIFVAQGDVNASVNHISGGKFENALQAQQKYSELEGAVKAEIAAGRKPPKELTDALTQVGAVLGAAEVEANTVGEATKVEVRTESLTGLVGMKFGQNKEFQVYGGPVAQRLKADVKLRGMGYEAATGYNLNVNPDTDYGWVAGLQYSKPEIALKAALTYRSEIDHNVDAAETMPLLERLRQESSAVSKMKVTTPESVNFDFQTGINPTTLATAKVRWVPWSDFAITPPVYNQSTKRVYPEGLNLVDYADDQWQVELGLAKRVADNLAVSGTVGWDSGAGNPVTSLGPIEGYYSVGLGAKYDFNKNWAVSAGGKYLMFGDAKGKIPNDNIVGNFEDNDGFALGVKLSYQDK
- a CDS encoding IS630 family transposase, with protein sequence MVLFKKKTLHHPKSDEEKRQLFAEQLAQHEKDNCPVVYLDESGFKAHDYRPYGYAKKGEKCFGEHNWQLKNQTNAIGAIYNNQLFAVGLYDCSVNSDVFHSWAQQLLLPQLPLNSVIVMDNATFHKGLDIQKTIEDSGHTILWLPPYSPDLNPIEQTWAWVKKKRQDWGIDCIDTLFFYFLWLCDCF
- a CDS encoding IS630 transposase-related protein, with the translated sequence MAYSKDYRQMILDKLDEGYSYRELAEEYQISTTTIQRWKKNIERKVYVYTVYKVDSDRLKADVELYPDAYQIERARRLNCSQRSISRALKRLGIIQKKDTASS
- a CDS encoding IS4 family transposase — protein: MPNLNQLINILSQNLTMNKARLTCLGLITLAIIQVQSSNLKQIARGFVKGRTNSNYRRLQRFFAQVDIDQDQLAKFIYQLFDLDEVIISIDRTNWKWGKKNINIFLLSVVHQGIAIPLYWTLLDKKGNSNSNERCELIQTFINTFGADKIQYVLADREFVGKEWFQWLNKEQIKFCIRIKHNTLVANHQGKLVQIKTLLRHLSPHETFMLARAVPVYGVKVRLFAKRDTDNDYVIIATNNLDHTDAMALYSRRWEIETLFSCFKGRGFNLEDTHLTQLDRVSKLVAVCALAFCWSYRIGIKTVQQHPKRRKLKKHGRPQQSLFAIGLDVLIDGLREYFFAGNRRVFEVLISYLSPSPRPLRL